The following proteins come from a genomic window of Miscanthus floridulus cultivar M001 chromosome 2, ASM1932011v1, whole genome shotgun sequence:
- the LOC136540381 gene encoding uncharacterized protein produces MHGSNRTLESTQLGLPQQGSRRIQPQANHILQRAWKSKELPPIIKAFTWRLIRRSLATAERATRNDNRFQIKIWTPWQVHQAVAAHTTGYTKCQHLQDRWTGTSAIQLQPLPAAACQSVSLETITTSAGMPLSNAGTSQAGNHSQHHNDTQMDSTQQQTQLTDTLQGMPFPTAGTTNQMNRYMIRVPALIEGVRCYTDASLMPDQPSLPPRIAGLGIFLVNPQVQPTQTIYIKAQVSGVHSVLMAKAAALALAATLNDRLNFNNTTFLSDCQQLVHFLNAADQNHPPDWRIKSYTQLFRNTAYPRHAKIYKINRNLNTTAHALARQAFSASVPIVSSIEPVCSYMRHATHCPLLDALTDVNLQSVTVIAAYCC; encoded by the exons ATGCATGGATCGAACCGAACGTTAGAATCAACCCAGCTTGGCCTACCGCAGCAAGGATCAAGACGTATCCAGCCCCAGGCAAATCACATCCTTCAGCGAGCTTGGAAAAGTAAAGAGCTGCCACCCATCATTAAGGCCTTCACCTGGCGCCTAATAAGACGATCCCTCGCCACTGCTGAAAGAGCAACAAG GAATGACAATCGATTCCAGATAAAGATCTGGACTCCTTGGCAGGTTCATCAGGCGGTGGCGGCGCACACTACCGGCTACACCAAGTGCCAGCATCTCCAGGACCGGTGGACAGGGACCAGCGCAATCCAACTGCAACCCCTGCCGGCTGCCGCTTGCCAATCTGTATCATTGGAAACCATCACAACTTCAGCAGGTATGCCTCTCTCAAACGCAGGTACAAGTCAAGCAGGCAACCACAGCCAGCATCATAACGACACTCAGATGGACTCCACCCAACAGCAAACGCAGTTGACCGACACACTGCAAGGTATGCCTTTTCCAACTGCAGGAACCACAAACCAGATGAACAGATACATGATCCGGGTGCCGGCTCTGATTGAAGGAGTCAGATGCTATACCGATGCCTCCTTGATGCCTGATCAACCATCCCTGCCACCCAGAATAGCAGGACTTGGGATATTTTTGGTCAACCCACAGGTACAACCAACGCAGACTATCTACATCAAAGCACAGGTCTCAGGTGTTCACTCCGTCCTCATGGCGAAGGCTGCAGCTCTGGCCCTTGCAGCAACCCTCAACGACCGACTCAACTTCAACAACACCACCTTCCTATCTGATTGTCAGCAGCTTGTTCACTTTCTAAATGCAGCAGACCAGAATCATCCTCCAGACTGGAGGATCAAATCTTACACCCAGTTGTTCAGGAACACCGCCTACCCACGTCATGCAAAGATCTACAAAATCAATAGGAACCTAAATACTACAGCTCATGCTTTAGCTAGACAGGCATTCTCTGCCTCAGTTCCGATTGTTTCATCTATTGAGCCTGTGTGCTCTTATATGAGACATGCTACTCATTGCCCACTCTTGGATGCACTGACTGATGTAAACTTACAGTCTGTTACAGTGATTGCAGCTTATTGCTGCTGA